In a single window of the Synergistaceae bacterium genome:
- a CDS encoding helix-turn-helix domain-containing protein → MKDEVIGITRNRTDFWFTCVDSEVIGNKELSLMARYIFSVLCMIAGFGHRSCSPSNQEIAQISGFSERTVIRACKELEARGAIIRETRFSEDGKQVSCITHLVGCPSEEEAL, encoded by the coding sequence ATGAAGGATGAAGTGATCGGTATCACGCGGAATAGAACTGATTTCTGGTTCACCTGCGTTGACAGCGAAGTAATCGGGAATAAAGAACTTTCCCTTATGGCCAGGTATATTTTCTCTGTGCTGTGCATGATTGCCGGGTTCGGTCATCGCTCATGCTCTCCAAGCAATCAGGAAATTGCCCAAATCTCCGGGTTCTCCGAGCGCACAGTAATCCGCGCCTGCAAGGAACTTGAGGCCAGAGGAGCAATCATTCGCGAAACACGTTTCAGCGAGGACGGGAAGCAGGTTTCATGCATTACCCACCTTGTAGGATGCCCAAGTGAGGAGGAAGCATTATGA
- a CDS encoding ATP-binding protein — translation MNVDVQAIAGKAAHTSVPDKFSEREASARTRALSYLKAKFPDTDEQAFFTDYTGQTFDDVISFWAVAQAAEIDEVCASCKDGACALSDALKARNSRPVISVATSPRGFKFLDVRWTCGFACKFQPLSGEFGRMFRKSGIKTSCLNMTFKNYKCTKATPETAHAKSEAMTALKEQTCLILAGKPGTGKTHLAVAIALRAMEQGRQAIFRLVSAMLDEIQAAITDKGDYDGLMRQFKTVPCLVLDDLGHENMTAARASYLHQIIDYRYGEGLQTIITTNAKDIAELCAWDKEEYIMPIVSRIMGRGAWVTITKAEDFRRRPDNVK, via the coding sequence ATGAACGTTGACGTACAGGCAATCGCGGGCAAAGCTGCACACACCTCCGTGCCCGACAAATTCTCGGAGCGTGAAGCCTCAGCCCGCACCCGTGCCCTCAGTTACCTCAAGGCCAAATTCCCCGACACTGACGAACAGGCTTTCTTCACGGACTACACAGGCCAGACGTTCGATGACGTGATAAGTTTCTGGGCAGTGGCTCAGGCCGCCGAGATTGACGAGGTTTGCGCTTCCTGCAAGGACGGCGCATGTGCACTCTCCGACGCTCTCAAAGCCAGAAACAGCAGACCCGTCATCAGCGTTGCGACAAGCCCCAGAGGCTTCAAGTTCCTCGATGTGCGGTGGACGTGCGGATTCGCTTGCAAGTTCCAGCCCCTGAGCGGAGAGTTCGGGCGGATGTTCAGGAAAAGCGGCATCAAGACTTCATGCCTGAACATGACGTTCAAGAACTACAAGTGCACGAAGGCAACCCCCGAAACGGCTCATGCCAAGAGCGAAGCCATGACCGCCCTGAAGGAGCAGACCTGCTTAATCCTCGCTGGCAAGCCCGGCACAGGCAAGACACACTTAGCCGTAGCAATAGCCCTCCGCGCAATGGAGCAGGGACGGCAGGCAATCTTCCGGCTGGTGAGCGCAATGCTCGACGAGATACAGGCGGCAATCACCGACAAGGGAGACTATGACGGCCTGATGAGGCAGTTCAAGACTGTACCCTGCTTAGTGCTTGACGACTTAGGCCACGAGAACATGACGGCGGCACGTGCGAGCTACCTGCACCAGATCATTGATTACCGCTACGGAGAAGGGTTGCAGACCATCATCACGACGAACGCGAAGGATATTGCGGAGCTTTGTGCGTGGGACAAGGAAGAATACATCATGCCGATAGTTTCGCGGATCATGGGGCGCGGCGCGTGGGTAACAATCACGAAGGCAGAGGATTTCAGGAGGAGGCCGGACAATGTCAAGTAA
- a CDS encoding helix-turn-helix transcriptional regulator translates to MTKGMRLIVLDEPTGKFLSALRSVRHKAGMSQRETARAVNIKKETYQMYELGLNRPSLERLMRLAEYFGYDLSESVNYKVFHGKIQPCSIKRELRRYGLSYRELSEQTGYTRDRICHSVRMNAKGSIKCLFAVLEVIRQEQEMETFRRKYCLK, encoded by the coding sequence ATGACGAAGGGAATGCGGTTGATAGTGCTGGACGAGCCGACGGGTAAATTTCTGTCCGCATTGCGAAGTGTCCGGCACAAGGCAGGAATGAGCCAGCGAGAGACAGCGCGAGCCGTGAACATCAAGAAGGAGACGTACCAGATGTACGAGCTTGGGCTGAACCGGCCGTCGCTTGAAAGACTGATGCGCCTTGCAGAATATTTCGGCTATGACTTGTCGGAGAGCGTGAACTACAAGGTCTTTCACGGTAAGATACAGCCCTGCAGCATCAAGCGTGAACTTCGGAGGTATGGCCTGAGTTACCGTGAACTGTCGGAGCAGACGGGGTACACGCGGGATAGAATCTGCCACTCTGTGCGCATGAATGCCAAAGGCAGCATAAAGTGTTTGTTTGCGGTGCTTGAGGTGATACGTCAGGAGCAGGAGATGGAGACATTCAGGAGGAAGTACTGCCTGAAGTGA
- a CDS encoding helix-turn-helix domain-containing protein, whose translation MSGKNTKGYWFACVDGKVIVDPALSPFDKAVFAVLCSHADSDDRECYLKVATIAHEAGCSERSVQNSLKKLEELGIIERKARFENNKQLSSLYRIIGDKAPCYATQGEAPSTRGAGDARGGCTTCTQNENHLNYIKDSLTGEAPLPNFADMPLVFEAGEAVTPEEAPKPHSPEEVCTPDDAPDIMKPTAELFLHKTGRQGLTWEEISALRELAATQFPSRVQKEINTACARFLKRGQSLSTLTFGYIAGSLKHQPTRGVKSRSATKPKPAEIPQRTEADAEADMAKIEALQAEFDREVQGR comes from the coding sequence ATGAGCGGGAAGAACACTAAAGGCTACTGGTTTGCCTGTGTTGACGGGAAAGTTATCGTCGACCCTGCATTATCACCGTTCGACAAAGCAGTCTTTGCTGTTCTGTGCTCCCATGCCGACAGCGACGACAGAGAGTGCTACCTCAAGGTTGCGACAATTGCCCACGAGGCCGGCTGTTCAGAGCGCAGTGTGCAGAACTCACTGAAGAAGCTCGAAGAACTCGGCATCATTGAGCGCAAGGCCAGATTCGAGAACAACAAACAGCTTTCTTCGCTGTACAGGATTATCGGAGACAAAGCCCCCTGCTACGCAACGCAGGGGGAAGCTCCCTCAACTAGGGGTGCAGGAGATGCACGAGGGGGGTGCACCACGTGCACACAGAACGAGAATCATTTGAACTATATAAAAGATTCCCTTACGGGGGAAGCCCCACTCCCCAATTTTGCGGATATGCCCCTCGTGTTCGAGGCCGGAGAGGCAGTTACCCCCGAAGAAGCACCCAAGCCCCACAGCCCGGAGGAAGTCTGCACCCCTGACGACGCACCTGACATCATGAAGCCGACAGCAGAGTTATTCCTGCACAAGACAGGCCGTCAAGGGCTGACATGGGAGGAGATTTCTGCCCTGAGAGAACTTGCCGCAACACAGTTCCCCTCACGCGTCCAGAAGGAGATCAACACCGCCTGTGCACGTTTTCTCAAGCGCGGGCAGTCGTTGAGCACGCTGACCTTCGGGTACATTGCCGGGTCGCTGAAGCATCAGCCCACGCGCGGTGTCAAGAGCCGGTCGGCCACGAAGCCCAAGCCCGCAGAAATCCCCCAGCGCACCGAAGCGGACGCAGAGGCCGACATGGCCAAGATTGAGGCACTGCAGGCAGAGTTTGACAGGGAGGTTCAGGGAAGATGA
- a CDS encoding tyrosine-type recombinase/integrase, giving the protein MKKRVNKTVQPIRSQSDRDALDMYFMHRNTRDRVMFALGIYTGRRISDLVRLNVRDVAYVDRKGRLCIMERLMIHEQKTGKFADPLIHPRVRRILSKYLRQRRKHSESLGALLNEPLLKSRKARHDGQHRITKRHALRVLTNAARSCGLNYKIGTHSLRKTFGYIQHQNGTSIELIQRMLNHSSPEITLAYIGITRDDMDEAILSMD; this is encoded by the coding sequence ATGAAGAAGAGAGTCAACAAGACGGTACAACCTATTCGGAGTCAGTCCGACCGTGATGCGCTGGATATGTACTTCATGCACAGGAACACGCGAGACCGGGTGATGTTTGCGCTTGGAATTTACACAGGCCGCCGAATTTCCGACCTAGTGAGGCTGAATGTTCGGGATGTTGCGTATGTCGACAGGAAGGGCAGGCTGTGCATTATGGAGCGTCTGATGATTCATGAGCAGAAAACGGGGAAATTCGCAGACCCGCTTATTCACCCTAGAGTGCGTCGGATTCTGAGCAAGTATCTCCGACAACGCCGGAAACATAGCGAGTCGTTGGGGGCATTGCTGAATGAACCGCTGCTGAAATCGCGTAAGGCACGGCACGATGGCCAGCACCGAATTACGAAGCGTCATGCGTTGCGTGTACTGACGAATGCGGCGCGATCCTGCGGACTGAACTACAAAATCGGGACACACTCCCTGCGTAAGACGTTCGGGTATATCCAGCACCAGAACGGCACGAGCATAGAGCTGATACAGCGGATGCTGAACCACAGCTCGCCGGAAATCACGTTAGCGTACATCGGGATAACGCGTGATGACATGGATGAGGCAATATTGAGTATGGATTGA
- a CDS encoding helix-turn-helix domain-containing protein — translation MSRRKNQLRDFRAIKVTANEAASFLKLPERSFYRLVETGVIPKAGDGEYILGEVVEAYWRNQFDSEGLKAAQTRLVTAQAELKEAELAENRGELHRASAIAKVWTDNVLNAKTRLLAIPTKVGPLLEGQPLQVIVAKLKEAIYEALKELSEYDGEKITRTAAILRNQ, via the coding sequence ATGTCGAGACGGAAGAATCAGCTCCGTGATTTCCGTGCAATCAAGGTAACAGCCAATGAAGCGGCCTCATTCCTGAAGCTCCCGGAACGTTCATTCTACCGGCTTGTCGAAACAGGAGTCATCCCGAAGGCTGGAGACGGCGAGTACATTCTCGGAGAGGTTGTCGAGGCCTACTGGCGCAACCAGTTCGACAGCGAAGGGCTGAAGGCAGCACAGACCCGCCTAGTAACCGCCCAAGCCGAACTCAAGGAAGCCGAGCTTGCGGAGAATCGCGGTGAACTTCACCGGGCCTCAGCAATCGCGAAAGTGTGGACGGATAACGTGCTGAACGCTAAGACACGCCTGCTTGCCATTCCCACGAAGGTCGGGCCGCTGCTTGAAGGCCAACCGCTACAGGTAATAGTAGCGAAGCTGAAAGAGGCAATCTACGAGGCACTGAAGGAGTTATCCGAGTATGACGGCGAAAAGATCACCCGAACGGCAGCTATTCTCCGAAATCAATAA
- a CDS encoding DNA primase, translated as MVANEILEQIRDALDIADIIGERVKLRPSSRGYMGLCPFHEENTPSFHVYTDTQTYYCFGCHEAGNIFSFLMKADNLTFPEAVKTLADRAGIELPKYETPGERTAYEVLELAAKFYAGSLSSAPLAYLERRKLDRADITRFSLGYAPSAWDSLVRHLHSQKVTDKQMLDLGLAVEGRHGLYDKFRGRVIFPIRDVAGKVIAFGGRLIDGEGAKYLNSPESAIYHKRKHLYLLDKARTAIRERKRSILVEGYMDAIRLHKCGFTESVASLGTSLTAEQAETLSRFADRCYICYDSDKAGQNAALKSMFVLQAHGLDVYVVSIPSGKDPDEFLAEHSPADFEAALTQARPLVVQYIEAFRPSLADTLTRKSAMKELFMTLAELEIHEVLPYKTQLSEATGVPPSKIEEWFTSRQKREVPEEAPAPLEAKGVEHPSEAAMCSLLCHHVECRLTLKPEDALKLIRNPAALNVALAFLSENVEEMMMIWTQIGDMDNLAVVARGDEVCARMKGLTMPEKFRSTYYTLRDRYTSRRVRELTAKLQKSQATPEELSELMRLKA; from the coding sequence ATGGTGGCTAATGAGATTCTCGAGCAGATCCGGGACGCGCTGGACATAGCAGACATAATCGGCGAACGCGTAAAACTCCGTCCGTCAAGTCGCGGCTACATGGGACTGTGCCCCTTCCACGAAGAAAATACACCATCATTCCACGTGTACACCGACACGCAGACGTATTACTGCTTCGGTTGCCACGAAGCCGGAAACATCTTCTCGTTCCTGATGAAGGCCGACAACCTGACCTTCCCCGAAGCCGTGAAGACCTTAGCCGACCGTGCAGGAATAGAGCTGCCGAAGTACGAGACACCCGGCGAACGCACAGCCTACGAAGTGTTAGAGCTTGCGGCGAAGTTCTACGCTGGCAGTCTGTCATCAGCCCCGCTGGCCTACCTTGAACGCCGGAAACTCGACCGCGCGGACATCACGAGGTTTTCGCTCGGTTACGCTCCGAGTGCGTGGGATTCGCTGGTGAGGCATCTTCACAGCCAGAAGGTAACGGACAAACAGATGCTGGACTTAGGCCTTGCTGTCGAAGGCAGGCACGGACTGTACGACAAATTCAGGGGGCGCGTGATTTTCCCGATAAGAGACGTTGCAGGAAAGGTAATAGCGTTTGGCGGACGGCTCATCGACGGCGAAGGAGCAAAGTACCTGAACAGTCCCGAGAGCGCAATCTATCATAAGCGCAAGCACCTCTACCTTCTGGACAAGGCACGCACAGCAATCCGAGAGCGCAAACGGTCAATTCTAGTAGAGGGCTACATGGACGCTATCCGGCTTCACAAGTGCGGATTCACGGAGAGTGTGGCCTCACTGGGAACGTCATTGACGGCAGAGCAAGCAGAGACACTCTCGCGATTTGCGGACAGGTGCTACATCTGCTACGACTCCGACAAGGCCGGGCAGAACGCCGCGCTAAAGAGTATGTTCGTGCTGCAGGCTCACGGTCTGGACGTGTACGTAGTGAGCATTCCCAGCGGCAAAGACCCCGACGAGTTTCTTGCTGAACACAGCCCCGCAGATTTTGAAGCCGCATTAACGCAAGCCCGCCCGTTGGTTGTGCAGTACATCGAGGCGTTCCGGCCGTCATTAGCGGACACGTTGACGCGGAAGTCGGCGATGAAGGAGCTGTTCATGACGCTTGCGGAGCTGGAGATACACGAGGTGCTTCCGTACAAGACACAGCTCAGTGAGGCAACAGGAGTCCCTCCGAGCAAGATAGAGGAATGGTTCACGTCGAGGCAGAAGCGCGAAGTTCCCGAAGAAGCCCCAGCACCCCTAGAGGCAAAAGGTGTAGAGCACCCCAGCGAGGCCGCGATGTGTTCCCTGCTGTGCCATCACGTAGAATGCCGCCTCACCCTGAAGCCCGAAGATGCCTTGAAGCTGATACGCAACCCTGCAGCCCTCAACGTAGCTCTAGCCTTTCTGAGCGAGAACGTCGAAGAGATGATGATGATATGGACGCAGATCGGAGATATGGACAATCTCGCAGTAGTAGCGCGCGGCGATGAAGTATGTGCGCGTATGAAGGGTCTGACTATGCCCGAGAAATTTCGGAGCACGTATTACACGCTGCGGGACAGGTACACATCGCGGCGTGTTCGTGAACTGACGGCAAAGCTGCAGAAGTCCCAAGCTACGCCGGAAGAACTGTCGGAGCTGATGAGGCTGAAGGCATGA
- the dnaB gene encoding replicative DNA helicase: MSSNTIPQNLQAERAVLGACLLSAAALGTVSEILKPEDFSDMNNKAVYEVCLSMYLENKPIDLVTFQSEAVSRGIFERIGGQPFLAELVNDTMVTANAEYYAEIVQGTAARRRIIKAGQDISALGMKNDAEPGEIVSEAEKILLDASAEKDTSGPVSLQTATLSALAKINELKAGTRKNTGFLSGFTDLDRIIAGFQPGSLNIIAARPSMGKTALALNIAQFGGEVEANHHVLFFSLEMSSEQLVHRMFSAQTLKFGEGVEVSAIKSGILSEYDSYALGRAAEILQSRNIFIYDTPELTAMDFRTKCRRFKTRHPDLALIVVDYLQLMNSGRRSDTRQYEVAEISRVMKSVAVELECPVIALSQLSRETEKRTDKKPQLSDLRDSGAIEQDADVVIMLYREDYYTENENNDLMDSTADLRIAKNRNGTTGTCHLTFQRKFTRFQSYGG, translated from the coding sequence ATGTCAAGTAACACCATCCCCCAGAACTTGCAGGCGGAACGCGCGGTGCTCGGAGCATGTCTGCTTTCGGCGGCGGCACTAGGTACGGTCTCGGAAATCCTGAAGCCCGAAGATTTCTCCGACATGAACAATAAGGCCGTGTACGAAGTTTGCCTGAGCATGTACCTCGAGAACAAGCCCATAGACCTCGTAACGTTCCAGAGCGAGGCAGTCAGCAGGGGAATATTTGAGCGCATCGGAGGGCAGCCGTTTTTGGCGGAGCTCGTCAACGACACGATGGTAACGGCAAACGCAGAGTACTACGCGGAGATTGTGCAGGGCACGGCGGCGCGCAGGAGGATCATCAAGGCGGGGCAGGACATTTCAGCGTTGGGGATGAAGAACGACGCAGAACCCGGCGAGATAGTCAGCGAGGCCGAGAAGATACTTCTTGACGCATCAGCCGAGAAGGACACCTCCGGGCCTGTGTCGCTCCAGACAGCAACGCTCTCAGCCCTTGCGAAAATCAACGAGCTCAAGGCAGGGACACGCAAGAACACGGGCTTTCTGTCCGGCTTCACAGACTTGGACAGAATCATTGCGGGATTCCAGCCCGGCAGTCTCAACATCATTGCGGCGCGCCCCTCAATGGGAAAGACAGCCTTAGCCCTGAACATTGCGCAGTTCGGCGGGGAAGTTGAGGCCAATCATCACGTGCTGTTCTTCAGCCTCGAAATGTCGTCGGAACAGCTTGTGCACAGGATGTTTTCCGCCCAGACGCTGAAATTCGGCGAAGGCGTGGAAGTCTCTGCGATAAAGTCTGGCATTCTCTCCGAGTATGACTCATACGCTTTGGGCAGGGCGGCAGAGATTCTCCAGAGCCGCAACATTTTCATTTACGACACGCCTGAACTGACCGCGATGGATTTTCGCACCAAGTGCCGGAGGTTCAAGACGCGCCATCCTGACCTTGCACTGATCGTTGTGGACTACCTCCAGCTGATGAACTCAGGCCGCAGGAGCGACACAAGGCAGTATGAGGTAGCCGAAATTTCCCGTGTCATGAAGTCCGTAGCCGTTGAGCTTGAATGCCCGGTGATAGCGTTATCGCAGTTATCGCGCGAGACGGAGAAGCGCACGGACAAGAAGCCCCAGCTCTCAGACTTGCGGGACAGTGGCGCAATCGAGCAGGACGCTGACGTTGTGATAATGCTTTACCGTGAAGACTACTACACCGAGAACGAGAACAATGACCTGATGGACAGCACAGCAGATTTGCGTATCGCCAAGAACCGCAACGGCACGACCGGGACATGTCATTTGACGTTCCAGAGGAAGTTCACGAGGTTTCAGAGTTATGGTGGCTAA
- a CDS encoding site-specific DNA-methyltransferase — protein sequence MNQLKIEHLPPSELKPYEGNPRIHTEQQIAKLKASIQEYGIVLPVLIDGSNVIIAGHAVVQACQQLEIAEIPCVRASHLTEAQTKAYILADNRLAEDSSWDKAMLKTEMLKLRDDYGLELEHTGFERREILRLRMDIADTPKDEDATPEEVQSVVSQLGDLWILGEHRLICGSSTDAETVSRLLAGEKPHLMVTDPPYGVNYDPEWRNNFKASQSERTGRVLNDDKDDWRDAWKLFHGDVAYVWHASLHCRAVADSLEASGFILRNQIIWVKPNFTLSRGDYHWQHEPCWYAVREDNAECPDIAQYCEGYDSCQYAVRKNQKSHWQGSRSESTVWQIGFKEDTQTTHGTQKPVECMRRPMLNNSEPNDIIYEPFSGSGTTIIAAESCRRRCYAVELNPEYVDMAVRRWQEFTGQQAVLEGDGHTFGEIAELRSEASE from the coding sequence GTGAACCAGCTGAAGATAGAGCATTTGCCGCCGTCTGAGCTGAAACCCTACGAGGGCAACCCGCGCATCCACACGGAGCAGCAGATAGCCAAGCTCAAGGCCAGCATTCAGGAATACGGAATAGTTCTGCCCGTGCTTATCGACGGGAGCAACGTAATCATAGCGGGTCATGCAGTAGTGCAGGCTTGCCAGCAGTTGGAGATTGCGGAGATACCCTGCGTCCGGGCCTCGCACCTTACGGAGGCACAGACCAAAGCCTACATTCTCGCGGATAACCGGCTTGCTGAAGATTCCTCGTGGGATAAGGCAATGCTCAAGACCGAGATGCTCAAGCTCCGGGACGATTACGGCCTCGAACTTGAACACACAGGCTTTGAGCGCAGAGAGATTCTGCGTCTGCGAATGGACATTGCGGACACGCCCAAAGACGAGGATGCAACCCCCGAAGAAGTGCAGTCTGTAGTCTCACAGTTAGGCGATCTGTGGATACTCGGAGAGCACCGCCTTATCTGCGGGAGCAGCACCGATGCAGAGACAGTGAGCCGCTTGCTTGCCGGAGAGAAGCCCCACCTTATGGTTACCGATCCGCCCTACGGAGTGAACTACGATCCAGAATGGCGCAACAACTTCAAGGCTTCGCAGTCCGAACGTACAGGGCGGGTGCTTAACGACGACAAAGACGACTGGCGCGACGCGTGGAAATTATTTCACGGAGATGTCGCGTACGTGTGGCACGCCTCGCTGCATTGCCGGGCTGTAGCTGACAGCTTAGAGGCCAGCGGCTTCATCCTGCGCAATCAAATTATCTGGGTAAAGCCGAACTTCACGCTTTCTCGCGGGGATTACCACTGGCAGCACGAACCCTGCTGGTACGCAGTACGTGAGGACAACGCAGAGTGCCCCGACATAGCGCAGTATTGCGAAGGGTACGATTCATGCCAGTACGCGGTGCGCAAGAACCAGAAGAGTCATTGGCAGGGAAGCCGCAGCGAGTCAACAGTGTGGCAGATAGGCTTCAAGGAAGACACGCAGACCACGCACGGGACGCAGAAGCCCGTCGAGTGTATGCGCCGCCCGATGCTGAACAACTCCGAGCCGAACGACATAATTTACGAGCCATTCTCCGGGAGCGGTACGACAATCATTGCCGCCGAGTCATGCCGCCGGAGATGCTATGCGGTTGAGCTGAATCCTGAGTACGTTGATATGGCAGTGAGACGCTGGCAGGAGTTCACGGGACAGCAGGCAGTGCTTGAGGGCGACGGACACACATTCGGAGAGATAGCCGAGTTGCGGAGTGAGGCCAGTGAATGA
- a CDS encoding phage terminase large subunit family protein, whose translation MTAKRSPERQLFSEINNAWLPPPDLTVSEWADEFRRIPPEASAEPGIWRTSRAEYQREVMNAISDPLTERVVMMTAAQVGKSEILLNVVGYFIDQEPSPILLIQPTIEMGESFSKDRVAPMVRDTACLREKVFASKSKSSGNTIKEKKFPGGQITIAGANSPASLASRPIRVLLCDEVDRYPASAGTEGDPLSLAMKRTQNFWNRRIVWVSTPTLLGISRIEKAYNASSREVWCVPCPTCGEYQPYSWEQITFKDLPEPIMTCAKCGAKHNEVEWKAGQERGKWIAGNPEETRVRGFHVNAFASAWVTWKSLIEQYVEAFRNGEEELKVWWNTVLGLPFENTSGTLEVEAMESHREEYKAELPDGVLVLTCGVDTQDDRLEAEVVGWGVGHESWGIEYRVFYGDPGLKEVWQALDDFLNKTWSYANGDRLGIARVCIDSAGHFTDEVYRFCKPRVRRGVFAIVGRGREGMPSVSKPSRNNRRHVVLFTLGVTTIKGTLFSRLKVDKHGAGYCHFPLDAKHNHRGYDAVYFKGLLSERMVVKRVKGRDTITWEPRSVGIRNEPLDTRVYATGALELLNPNFEAHRQRRAKRLDTTPMPKVKQAVYIEKAEETKPAAVPEARKPVVKSSVSAGFFRRGLRM comes from the coding sequence ATGACGGCGAAAAGATCACCCGAACGGCAGCTATTCTCCGAAATCAATAACGCATGGCTTCCCCCGCCAGACCTTACCGTCAGTGAATGGGCAGATGAGTTCAGGAGGATTCCCCCCGAAGCGTCAGCAGAGCCGGGCATATGGAGGACTTCCCGAGCAGAGTATCAGCGCGAAGTCATGAACGCCATATCCGACCCGCTCACCGAACGCGTTGTGATGATGACTGCGGCACAGGTCGGCAAGAGTGAGATTCTGCTAAACGTCGTGGGGTATTTCATCGACCAAGAACCAAGCCCGATATTGCTGATACAGCCGACGATAGAGATGGGCGAGTCATTCAGCAAGGACAGAGTTGCGCCGATGGTGAGGGACACAGCATGTTTGCGCGAGAAAGTGTTTGCGAGCAAGAGCAAGAGCAGCGGCAACACCATCAAGGAGAAGAAATTTCCGGGCGGGCAGATAACGATAGCCGGAGCAAATTCCCCCGCATCGTTGGCCTCAAGGCCGATTCGTGTGCTGTTGTGCGACGAGGTTGACCGTTACCCCGCAAGTGCAGGCACAGAAGGCGACCCGTTAAGCCTCGCGATGAAGCGTACACAGAATTTCTGGAACAGGCGCATTGTCTGGGTCAGCACACCCACATTGCTGGGAATTTCCCGTATCGAGAAGGCCTACAACGCAAGCTCGCGTGAAGTTTGGTGCGTGCCTTGTCCAACTTGCGGGGAATATCAGCCTTACTCATGGGAGCAGATCACATTCAAGGACTTGCCCGAGCCGATTATGACCTGTGCGAAATGCGGAGCGAAACACAACGAGGTAGAGTGGAAGGCCGGGCAGGAGCGCGGGAAATGGATTGCAGGCAACCCTGAAGAGACCAGAGTGCGGGGCTTTCACGTCAACGCCTTTGCGAGTGCGTGGGTAACGTGGAAGAGCCTCATCGAGCAATACGTCGAGGCATTCCGTAATGGCGAGGAAGAACTCAAAGTCTGGTGGAACACAGTGCTCGGTCTGCCGTTCGAGAACACGAGCGGAACTCTTGAGGTTGAGGCGATGGAGTCTCACCGCGAAGAGTACAAGGCCGAGCTTCCTGACGGAGTGCTGGTGCTGACGTGCGGCGTGGACACACAAGACGACCGCCTCGAGGCTGAAGTTGTCGGCTGGGGCGTAGGTCATGAGAGCTGGGGCATAGAGTATCGTGTATTCTATGGTGATCCCGGCTTGAAGGAAGTGTGGCAGGCTCTCGACGACTTCCTGAACAAGACGTGGAGTTACGCGAACGGCGACAGGTTAGGAATTGCGCGGGTCTGTATTGACAGCGCAGGGCACTTCACAGACGAGGTGTATCGATTCTGCAAGCCGCGAGTGCGCAGAGGAGTCTTCGCGATTGTCGGGAGAGGCCGTGAGGGAATGCCGAGTGTGAGCAAGCCGAGCCGGAATAACAGGCGGCATGTTGTGCTGTTCACTCTGGGAGTAACGACGATCAAGGGCACGTTGTTTTCGCGGCTGAAAGTCGATAAGCACGGAGCAGGATATTGTCATTTCCCGCTGGACGCAAAGCACAATCACAGAGGCTATGATGCCGTGTACTTCAAGGGTTTGCTGTCAGAACGAATGGTAGTGAAGCGCGTGAAGGGGCGGGACACAATAACGTGGGAGCCTCGCAGTGTGGGGATTCGCAATGAGCCGCTTGATACCCGTGTATATGCTACGGGGGCACTGGAGCTTTTGAACCCGAACTTTGAGGCACACCGGCAGCGCAGAGCGAAGAGGCTTGACACGACTCCGATGCCGAAGGTGAAGCAGGCCGTGTACATTGAGAAGGCGGAAGAGACGAAGCCCGCCGCCGTTCCCGAAGCAAGGAAACCGGTCGTGAAGTCTAGCGTGTCTGCGGGATTTTTCCGGCGTGGCCTGAGAATGTGA